The following are encoded in a window of Paraburkholderia sp. HP33-1 genomic DNA:
- the def gene encoding peptide deformylase: protein MALLNILNYPDKRLHKVAKPVTEVNDRIRRLVADMAETMYAAPGVGLAATQVDVHERVIVIDVSETHDELLALINPEIVWSSDERKLSEEGCLSVPGIYDNVERAEKVRVRALNEKGETFELDCEGLLAVCVQHEMDHLMGRVFVEYLSPLKQTRIKSKMKKLAHAM from the coding sequence ATGGCTTTACTGAACATCCTCAATTACCCGGACAAACGGCTGCACAAAGTGGCGAAGCCGGTCACGGAGGTCAACGACCGTATCCGCCGTCTCGTCGCGGACATGGCCGAAACGATGTACGCGGCGCCCGGCGTCGGCCTCGCTGCCACCCAGGTGGACGTGCATGAGCGCGTGATCGTGATCGATGTATCGGAAACGCACGACGAGCTGCTCGCGCTCATCAACCCGGAAATCGTCTGGTCGAGCGATGAGAGGAAGCTGTCGGAAGAGGGCTGTCTGTCGGTGCCCGGCATCTACGACAACGTCGAGCGCGCCGAAAAAGTGCGCGTGCGCGCGCTGAACGAGAAGGGCGAGACGTTCGAGCTCGATTGCGAGGGGCTCCTCGCCGTGTGCGTCCAGCACGAGATGGATCACCTGATGGGCCGCGTGTTCGTCGAATATCTGTCGCCGCTGAAGCAAACGCGCATCAAGAGCAAGATGAAGAAGCTCGCCCACGCGATGTAA
- the fmt gene encoding methionyl-tRNA formyltransferase produces MSHSLRVIFAGTPEFAAAALAAIHRAGFPVPLVLTQPDRPAGRGMKLQASPVKRYAQEHGLALAQPTSLRRAGKYPQEAAAGIEQLRTTPHDVMVVAAYGLILPQEVLDIPRFGCINIHASLLPRWRGAAPIHRAIEAGDAQTGITLMQMDAGLDTGAMISEVRTPISADDTTATLHDRLAEDGAQLIVDALIELERSGKLASTPQPADGVNYAEKIAKHEAALDWRRAAEALARQVRAFDPFPGGAGTLEDGSLVKIWAATAVAAPASGNHKAPGTITEVSPDGVLVACGEGALRLTQLQKPGGKRLPVREFLAGSTLAEGQRFQLPAAE; encoded by the coding sequence ATGAGTCATTCGTTGCGCGTCATCTTTGCCGGTACGCCGGAATTCGCCGCGGCCGCGCTGGCCGCGATTCATCGCGCCGGGTTTCCTGTTCCGCTCGTGCTGACGCAGCCGGACCGGCCCGCGGGACGCGGTATGAAGCTGCAGGCGAGCCCGGTCAAGCGCTACGCGCAGGAGCATGGCCTCGCACTCGCGCAGCCCACGTCGCTGCGCCGCGCCGGCAAATATCCGCAGGAAGCCGCCGCCGGAATCGAGCAACTGCGCACGACGCCGCACGACGTGATGGTGGTCGCCGCCTACGGGCTGATCCTGCCGCAGGAAGTGCTCGACATTCCGCGCTTTGGTTGCATCAACATTCACGCGTCGCTGCTGCCGCGCTGGCGCGGCGCGGCGCCGATTCATCGTGCGATCGAGGCGGGTGACGCGCAAACCGGCATCACGCTGATGCAGATGGACGCCGGCCTCGACACCGGCGCGATGATTTCCGAAGTACGCACCCCCATTTCCGCCGACGACACCACCGCCACGCTGCACGACCGTCTCGCCGAGGACGGCGCGCAGCTGATCGTCGACGCGCTGATCGAACTCGAGCGCAGCGGCAAGCTGGCGTCGACCCCGCAGCCGGCCGACGGCGTGAACTACGCCGAAAAAATCGCCAAGCACGAAGCGGCGCTCGACTGGCGCCGCGCGGCCGAGGCGCTTGCGCGTCAGGTGCGCGCGTTCGACCCATTCCCGGGCGGCGCCGGCACGCTCGAAGACGGCAGCCTCGTCAAGATCTGGGCCGCCACCGCGGTGGCCGCGCCGGCCTCAGGCAACCACAAGGCGCCCGGCACCATCACCGAGGTTTCGCCTGACGGCGTGCTGGTCGCTTGCGGCGAAGGCGCGCTGCGTTTGACGCAACTGCAGAAGCCCGGCGGCAAGCGCCTGCCGGTGCGCGAATTCCTCGCTGGCTCGACGCTTGCCGAAGGGCAGCGCTTCCAGCTTCCCGCGGCAGAATAA
- a CDS encoding LysE family translocator, whose protein sequence is MFGIVHFEFFIVAVFLLNITPGPDTAYIVGRSVAQGRGAGLMSALGISAGCCIHSLACAFGLTALLAASATAFTIVKFVGAIYLMYLGVRLIFSKPTANAPAGDARAPSAPKSLRQLFLQGFWTNVLNPKVVLFFVSFFPQFVTTGSEHKTFAFLTLGAVFVLMSMVWNSFVAWIAGSVTQRFSGKPAVKRWLDRGVGSAFVGLGIKLATASR, encoded by the coding sequence ATGTTCGGCATCGTCCATTTCGAGTTTTTCATCGTCGCGGTTTTTCTCCTGAACATCACGCCAGGGCCGGATACCGCGTATATCGTCGGGCGCAGCGTCGCACAGGGCCGCGGCGCCGGGCTGATGTCTGCGCTCGGTATTTCGGCGGGCTGCTGCATTCACTCGCTTGCTTGCGCGTTCGGCCTGACCGCGCTGCTGGCAGCCTCGGCCACGGCGTTCACCATCGTTAAATTCGTCGGCGCGATTTACCTGATGTATCTGGGCGTGCGCCTCATCTTCTCGAAGCCGACCGCGAATGCGCCCGCCGGCGACGCGCGCGCTCCGTCCGCGCCGAAGTCGCTGCGGCAGCTTTTCCTGCAAGGCTTCTGGACCAACGTGCTGAACCCGAAGGTCGTGCTGTTCTTCGTGTCGTTCTTCCCGCAATTCGTCACGACGGGCAGCGAACATAAGACCTTCGCCTTTCTCACGCTCGGCGCGGTGTTCGTGCTGATGAGCATGGTCTGGAACAGCTTCGTCGCGTGGATCGCGGGCAGCGTCACGCAGCGTTTCTCGGGCAAACCGGCAGTCAAGCGCTGGCTCGATCGCGGTGTTGGCAGCGCGTTCGTCGGCTTGGGCATCAAACTCGCGACCGCCTCGCGCTAA